Proteins found in one Chiloscyllium plagiosum isolate BGI_BamShark_2017 unplaced genomic scaffold, ASM401019v2 scaf_13815, whole genome shotgun sequence genomic segment:
- the LOC122548294 gene encoding gastrula zinc finger protein XlCGF49.1-like produces ERPFPCTECGKIFRNSSSLLKHQRVHTGERPFSCPECGKGFTQAWVLLIHQRIHIGEKPFCCPECGKGFTQMGNLRTHQRVHTGEKPFICSKCGNAFSDSSTLLKHQRVHTGERPLPCPKCGKAFSNSSDLLKHQRVHTGERPFPCPECGKAFSDSSALVKHRRIHTGERPFSCPECGKGFTRAATLRRHQGVHVPSQGD; encoded by the coding sequence GAGAGGCCTTTCCCCTGCACAGAGTGCGGCAAGATCTTtagaaattcctcctccctgctgaagcaccagcgggtccacacaggggagaggcccttcagctgccccgagtgtgggaagggctttacccaggcGTGGGTCCTGCTGATCCACCAGCGGATCCACATAGGTGAGAAGCCTTTctgctgccctgagtgtgggaagggattcactcagatGGGCAACTTGCGcacgcaccagcgggtccacacgggggagaagcCCTTCATCTGTTCCAAGTGCGGGAATgccttcagcgattcctccaCCCTACTGAaacaccagcgggtccacacgggggagaggccattaCCCTGCCccaagtgtgggaaggccttcagcaattcctctgacctgctgaagcaccagcgggtccacacgggggagaggccattcccctgcccCGAATGTGGGAAGGCCTTTAGCGATTCCTCCGCCCTGGTGAAGCATCGGcggatccacacgggggagaggccctttagCTGTCCCGAatgtgggaagggctttacccgGGCAGCCACCCTGCGGAGGCACCAAGGAGTTCACGTGCCatcgcagggggattga